Genomic window (Methylocystis parvus OBBP):
ACTCCAGGCTCGTCGCGGTGTTCATCGGTTAAAACCGACGCGGCGGTCGTGCGGCCTTGTGTACCGGCCACGGGATACCCATATAGGGCTTTATCGGTTTTCCGCATCATTTTCCTGTTGCCTTCGCGCCACGCGCGGAGCCGCCGTGCTGACGCGCGGTAAGCCGACATAGCGGCGACGGCCAATGCCCGGCGCCCACTGGCGTCGTCGAAAGCCCTGCCAGCGCCACGCACGACTCATCGCTGCACCGAAAGTCTGCCGGGCCCAAACTTTGAAGGACAGATACTCATGGCCAAAGCCGAACTTGGCGCGAAGCGCCGCTGCCTGACGTGTGGAGCTCCCTTTTACGATCTCAATCGCATGCCAATCGTCTGCCCCAAGTGCGCCGCCGCCTTTCAGGTGGTCGAGATCGTTCGTTCGGCACCGAAGCGCGCACCGTTGTCTCGGGCCGCGTATGCGCGGCCGACACCCGTCGCGCCGGCGATCGTCGACGCCGACTTATTGAAGGAACAGGCGGAAGACGATGAAATGGAAGACGGGGAAGCGCCCGCGATCTGAACCGCTCGCCAAGACGCCGTCAGGCGCGAAGCAGCCTCTTCGCATTGAGCTAGCCCAACCCGTCAGCGAACCTCTGCATCGATCGTCGCATAGGGAAGTTCTCCGCGGATAGGATTCAAGCTCGTCGCGTAATTCGAACCTGTGCATGACGCCTTTCGCGTGGCTTATGTGTGCGGGCCGGCGTGTTCGGCCCGCAAACCAGATTGGACAAAAGACGGGGAGATCGCGCAGATGCGATCCATTCGAGAGCGACGATTCTCCGTTGACACCTATTTCGACCAAGGGCGGCGGAGAAACGCGCGCTTCGCCGCGCCATTCCTTGGTGCGGCGATTGCATAGGAATAAGCTGCGATCTCTTTTTTCCGCATGTCGTGGCTTGCAGACGAGCGCATGAGACGGTTTGCCGTCGGAAAGGCGTGATGCGCTCGTTCATTCGAGCTCGCCGAATGTGCGAATGGCATGAGTTCGCCGGCCGTCGAAGCTTTGTGCGCGCCCGATTAGCGGAGCCGAGCGCGGCGCTTCTCCCACCTTTCGTGCTGC
Coding sequences:
- a CDS encoding TIGR02300 family protein codes for the protein MAKAELGAKRRCLTCGAPFYDLNRMPIVCPKCAAAFQVVEIVRSAPKRAPLSRAAYARPTPVAPAIVDADLLKEQAEDDEMEDGEAPAI